A window of Phycodurus eques isolate BA_2022a chromosome 5, UOR_Pequ_1.1, whole genome shotgun sequence contains these coding sequences:
- the si:dkeyp-59c12.1 gene encoding ras-related and estrogen-regulated growth inhibitor-like protein: MEANVVVMGTESVGKSALTVRLLTRRFIGEYGDIESIYSHRFMVDGREIAVNIWDSPYSQDVSVKTSLLERKLQWADGFVLAYSICDRASFNAVVRLVHTIKSARGHPDTDKTPVAIVGNKRDLHHRRTVASEEGRLLALDAGCLFYEVSAAENYHGVLAAFHGLTGRMRDAKPCAKRPLGLKGIVKSVSAVFARRRTDSI, encoded by the exons ATGGAAGCTAACGTGGTCGTGATGGGCACGGAGAGCGTGGGCAAATCAG CACTCACAGTGCGCCTGTTGACGCGGAGATTCATAGGAGAGTATGGAGATATTG AGTCCATCTACAGTCACAGATTCATGGTGGATGGCAGGGAAATTGCTGTTAATATTTGGGATTCGCCATATTCTCAG GACGTCTCGGTGAAGACATCCCTCCTGGAGAGGAAGCTCCAATGGGCCGACGGCTTCGTCCTGGCCTACAGCATCTGCGACCGCGCCAGCTTCAACGCCGTCGTCCGCCTGGTGCACACCATCAAGTCCGCTCGAGGCCACCCCGACACGGACAAGACGCCCGTGGCCATCGTGGGCAACAAGCGCGACCTCCACCACCGGCGGACGGTGGCCAGCGAGGAGGGCCGCCTGCTGGCCCTCGACGCCGGCTGCCTCTTCTACGAAGTGTCGGCGGCCGAGAACTACCACGGCGTGCTGGCCGCGTTCCACGGGCTGACGGGCAGAATGAGGGACGCCAAGCCGTGTGCCAAGAGGCCGCTGGGCCTCAAGGGCATCGTCAAGAGCGTGTCCGCCGTGTTCGCCAGACGACGGACAGACTCCATTTAG